A genomic stretch from Mesoplodon densirostris isolate mMesDen1 chromosome 3, mMesDen1 primary haplotype, whole genome shotgun sequence includes:
- the S1PR4 gene encoding sphingosine 1-phosphate receptor 4, whose amino-acid sequence MRDRGLAAGSSRSALRESGWEATVGMPLPVPASPSPWGYLEHNRKFQITGNQDRARRAAPPCLGRTTLGLSLPPGTAMNATGAPTEAPESCQLLAAIGHSRLIVLHYNHSGRLAGRGGPEEVGLGVLRGLFVAVSCLVVLENLLVLVAIASRMRSRRWVYYCLVNITLSDLLTGAAYLANVLLSGAHTFRLAPAQWFLREGLLFMALAASTFSLLFTAGERFATMVRPVAENGATKRGRVCSFIGLCWLLAALLGLLPLLGWNCVCAFQRCSSLLPLYSKGYILFCVVVFACILATITVLYGAIFRVVRSNGQKAPCTPARRKAQRLLKTVLMILVAFVVCWGPLFGLLLADIFGSNVWAQEYLRGMDWILALAVLNSAVNPVIYSFRSREVCRAVLGFLCCACLRLGLRGPGDCLARAAEAQSVASTTDSSLRPRDSFRGSRSHSFRMREPLSSISSVRSV is encoded by the coding sequence ATGAGGGACCGCGGGCTCGCAGCAGGCAGCAGCCGCAGCGCCCTCCGGGAGTCCGGGTGGGAAGCGACCGTTGGGATGCCCCTCCCCGTCCCGGCCTCACCCTCACCCTGGGGGTACCTTGAACATAACAGGAAATTTCAAATAACAGGAAACCAAGACCGGGCAAGGCGAGCAGCTCCACCCTGCCTGGGGCGAAccaccctgggcctcagtctGCCCCCGGGGACAGCGATGAACGCCACGGGGGCCCCAACCGAGGCCCCCGAGTCCTGCCAGCTGCTGGCGGCCATCGGGCACAGCCGGCTCATCGTCCTGCACTACAACCACTCTGGCCGgctggcggggcggggcgggcccgAGGAGGTCGGCCTGGGGGTGCTGCGCGGGCTCTTCGTGGCCGTAAGCTGCCTGGTGGTGCTGGAGAACCTGCTGGTGCTGGTGGCCATCGCCAGCCGCATGCGCTCCCGCCGCTGGGTCTATTACTGCCTGGTGAATATCACGCTCAGCGACCTGCTCACGGGCGCCGCGTACCTGGCCAACGTGCTGCTGTCGGGGGCGCACACCTTCCGCCTGGCGCCGGCCCAGTGGTTCCTGCGAGAGGGCCTGCTCTTCATGGCGCTGGCCGCCTCCACCTTCAGCTTGCTCTTCACGGCGGGCGAGCGCTTCGCCACCATGGTGCGGCCGGTGGCTGAGAACGGGGCCACCAAGAGGGGCCGCGTGTGCAGCTTCATCGGACTCTGCTGGCTGCTGGCAGCCCTGCTGGGCCTGCTGCCTCTGCTGGGATGGAACTGCGTCTGCGCCTTCCAGCGCTGCTCCAGCCTGCTCCCGCTCTACTCCAAGGGCTACATCCTCTTCTGCGTGGTGGTCTTCGCCTGCATCCTGGCCACCATCACGGTGCTCTACGGGGCCATCTTCCGAGTGGTGCGCTCCAACGGGCAGAAGGCCCCGTGCACCCCGGCCCGCCGCAAGGCTCAGCGGCTGCTCAAGACGGTGCTCATGATCCTGGTGGCCTTCGTGGTGTGCTGGGGCCCGCTCTTCGGCCTGCTGCTGGCCGACATCTTTGGCTCCAACGTCTGGGCTCAGGAGTACCTGCGGGGCATGGACTGGATCCTGGCGCTGGCTGTGCTCAACTCCGCGGTCAACCCGGTCATCTACTCCTTCCGCAGCCGGGAGGTGTGCCGGGCCGTGCTGGGCTTTCTCTGCTGTGCTTGTCTCCGGTTGGGACTGCGAGGGCCTGGGGACTGCCTGGCCCGGGCCGCCGAGGCCCAATCCGTGGCTTCCACCACCGACAGCTCGCTGAGGCCGAGGGACAGCTTTCGGGGCTCCCGCTCGCACAGCTTCCGGATGCGGGAGCCCCTGTCCAGTATCTCCAGCGTGCGGAGCGTCTGA